Proteins encoded within one genomic window of Bacteroidales bacterium:
- a CDS encoding LysE family translocator: MFSALISGFILGLTLAVVLGPAFFTLLQTSILRGFRIGMFLALGIMLSDFTLIALSFLGISQLISGEKYKILFGVIGGIIMLVYGIYIYRKKVNVEDSKIKSLGKKNSILDIDQPSKPYVYIIKGYFLNLVNPFLLIFWMGVMGYVGAEYNSDIKKLAIFFGTALITVFSTDLLKCFVANQIKRLLRPKVLVFINKALGVLVFIFGLYLIVKTFVVFLDTGIIIP; the protein is encoded by the coding sequence ATGTTTAGTGCTCTAATCAGCGGTTTTATTTTAGGCTTAACTCTAGCTGTTGTTCTCGGACCGGCATTTTTTACTTTACTACAAACCAGTATTTTAAGGGGTTTTCGCATAGGAATGTTCCTGGCATTAGGTATCATGTTAAGTGATTTTACACTTATTGCTTTAAGTTTTCTTGGAATTTCACAGTTGATAAGCGGAGAGAAGTATAAAATATTATTTGGTGTGATTGGCGGAATCATTATGCTGGTTTATGGAATATATATTTATCGAAAAAAAGTGAATGTTGAAGATTCTAAAATAAAAAGTTTAGGAAAAAAGAACAGTATCCTTGATATAGACCAACCATCCAAACCTTATGTGTACATTATTAAAGGATATTTTTTAAACCTAGTAAATCCTTTTTTGCTGATTTTTTGGATGGGAGTTATGGGATACGTTGGGGCAGAGTATAATTCAGATATTAAAAAACTTGCAATATTTTTTGGTACAGCATTAATAACGGTTTTCTCAACCGACCTTTTAAAATGTTTTGTGGCAAACCAGATAAAACGGTTACTTCGCCCGAAAGTCTTGGTTTTTATTAATAAAGCCCTGGGAGTTTTAGTTTTTATTTTTGGACTTTATCTGATAGTAAAAACTTTTGTGGTTTTTTTAGATACAGGAATAATAATTCCATAA
- a CDS encoding UDP-2,3-diacylglucosamine diphosphatase, with protein MIPEHKKIYFVSDCHFGIPDYQSSQAREKKFVLWLDDIKKDAHEIYILGDLFDYWFEYKSVVPRGYTRLLGKLAELSDSGIKIYYFTGNHDMWTFGYLKQEIGLEIIYKPVVKEINGLKFMLAHGDGLGPGDFGYKMMKKIFLCKLCRWLYARLHPNFAAWVARHISNRSRFSHEATDMLYRGDDKEYLLVYAKKLLKKEHFDFFIFGHRHLPLDVKISENTRYINLGDWLVHFSYAVLDRQKFEIKRF; from the coding sequence GTGATTCCCGAACACAAAAAAATATATTTTGTATCTGACTGTCACTTCGGAATACCAGACTATCAAAGCAGTCAGGCACGAGAAAAGAAATTTGTTTTGTGGCTTGATGATATTAAAAAAGATGCCCATGAAATTTATATTTTAGGAGATTTATTTGATTATTGGTTTGAATATAAATCCGTGGTGCCACGGGGTTATACAAGACTACTGGGAAAACTTGCCGAACTAAGCGACAGTGGAATAAAAATCTATTATTTTACCGGCAACCACGACATGTGGACTTTCGGGTATTTAAAACAGGAGATTGGTCTTGAAATAATTTATAAGCCCGTTGTTAAAGAAATTAATGGATTGAAATTCATGCTGGCACATGGAGACGGGTTAGGCCCGGGAGACTTCGGCTATAAAATGATGAAAAAAATATTCCTTTGTAAATTATGCCGCTGGTTATATGCTCGTTTACATCCCAATTTTGCCGCATGGGTTGCCCGTCACATATCAAACCGCAGCCGATTTTCACATGAGGCCACCGATATGTTATATCGTGGTGACGACAAGGAATACTTATTGGTGTATGCAAAAAAATTACTGAAAAAAGAGCATTTTGATTTTTTTATTTTCGGGCACCGCCATCTACCTCTTGACGTCAAAATTTCTGAAAACACTCGTTATATCAACCTCGGAGACTGGCTTGTTCATTTTTCATATGCTGTCCTTGACCGACAGAAATTTGAAATAAAGAGATTTTAA
- a CDS encoding AhpC/TSA family protein, with protein MFPRQKITAVTMMWLTFMALFFLGCNNNENKLSGKFTIHGKLKNTNSDKIILSALKVDSLNVMDSTIINENGEFTFSCKTKEISFYLLQLSKDNFITLLINEGEQVGITGNARQLAKEYQVSGSPGSELLWQLNEFTRKNYHKADSLLKVQIQYKDSNNFFQLKTLHDSLYKEIFNNQRKHVQRFIKDNPHSLASLIALYQIFGQQKILNERDHFNYFKLLDSTLSPIYTNNGYVLELHERVKNIENFKSEIAKNLSKLDSGMMAPDIRIKNIGGNIQPLSSFKGRPMLVFFWAGASDNCTDIIAEFKWIHKTYRTKGFEIYAVSLDNNRYAWENAVRQNKINWVHVGDMLGWDSPVVKDYAVDYIPLAVLIDKYGNIVKRGITHQELLKWLSKTYRIKSDTFTHITN; from the coding sequence ATGTTTCCCAGGCAAAAAATTACAGCTGTTACTATGATGTGGCTGACATTCATGGCCTTGTTTTTTTTAGGGTGCAACAATAATGAAAACAAGCTTTCGGGAAAATTTACTATTCATGGAAAGCTTAAAAACACCAATTCAGATAAAATAATATTATCTGCGCTGAAAGTTGACAGTTTAAATGTAATGGATTCTACTATTATCAACGAGAACGGGGAATTTACATTTTCCTGTAAAACTAAAGAAATTAGCTTTTACCTTTTGCAGCTTAGTAAAGACAATTTTATCACATTGCTTATAAACGAAGGGGAACAGGTTGGAATTACCGGTAATGCACGTCAACTTGCGAAAGAATATCAGGTTTCCGGGTCACCCGGCTCCGAACTGTTATGGCAGCTGAATGAATTTACGCGCAAAAACTATCACAAGGCTGATTCATTATTGAAAGTACAAATTCAGTATAAAGACAGCAACAATTTTTTTCAGTTAAAAACGCTACACGACTCTCTTTACAAAGAGATTTTCAATAATCAGCGCAAACATGTCCAACGATTTATTAAGGATAACCCTCATTCTCTGGCATCGCTAATTGCTTTATACCAGATTTTTGGACAACAAAAAATATTAAATGAACGCGACCATTTTAATTATTTTAAATTACTTGATAGCACTCTTTCTCCTATTTATACTAATAACGGGTACGTACTTGAATTGCATGAAAGAGTTAAAAATATTGAAAATTTTAAATCCGAAATTGCCAAAAATCTTTCGAAACTTGATTCAGGGATGATGGCTCCCGACATCAGAATAAAAAATATCGGAGGAAATATTCAACCATTATCTTCGTTTAAAGGACGCCCTATGCTTGTATTTTTTTGGGCCGGCGCCAGCGATAATTGTACGGATATTATAGCAGAATTTAAATGGATACACAAAACATACCGAACTAAAGGATTCGAGATATATGCCGTGTCTCTTGACAATAACCGTTATGCATGGGAAAATGCCGTACGTCAGAACAAAATTAACTGGGTTCATGTTGGTGATATGCTTGGGTGGGATTCACCCGTTGTGAAAGATTATGCTGTTGACTACATTCCACTAGCTGTATTGATTGATAAATACGGAAACATTGTTAAACGAGGCATTACCCATCAGGAGCTTTTAAAATGGCTTTCAAAAACTTATCGGATAAAATCAGACACCTTTACGCATATTACAAACTAA